The following are encoded in a window of uncultured Sphaerochaeta sp. genomic DNA:
- a CDS encoding ABC transporter permease yields MKTPRIVRNKIALAGLIVILLYVLMSIVSLFWLPFDPVAMNSAEVLQGPSLASGHLFGTDEFGRDVLSRIMKGTSVSFIISVSATALGAVIGIFMGVWAGYLGGKTDNAIMRFADILFAFPSLLLAIFIMAILGEHTYNVVLAIGIVYIPQFARISRGSIIALKGNEFIRAAKSNGAGRTYILRHHLLPNITAPLIVQISLSLSTAILLESALSFLGLGVQPPDPSWGNMLSSARKVMMFAPWTAIYPGLAIVLLVLGFNLLGDGLRDILDPRLRNVR; encoded by the coding sequence ATGAAAACACCAAGAATTGTACGAAACAAAATAGCACTTGCAGGGCTTATTGTCATTCTTCTCTATGTATTGATGAGCATCGTCTCGCTCTTCTGGTTGCCCTTCGACCCGGTTGCGATGAACTCAGCGGAGGTCCTGCAAGGACCGTCTCTCGCAAGTGGCCATCTCTTCGGTACCGATGAGTTCGGGAGGGATGTCCTCTCGAGAATCATGAAAGGGACCTCTGTCTCCTTCATCATCAGTGTGAGTGCGACTGCCTTGGGTGCTGTGATAGGCATCTTCATGGGCGTGTGGGCAGGATACCTTGGAGGCAAGACCGACAATGCAATCATGCGTTTTGCTGATATCCTCTTTGCCTTTCCTTCCCTCTTGCTCGCCATCTTCATCATGGCAATACTGGGAGAACACACCTATAACGTGGTACTGGCGATTGGTATTGTCTACATCCCTCAGTTTGCAAGAATCAGCAGGGGATCAATCATTGCCTTGAAGGGCAATGAGTTTATCCGTGCCGCGAAGTCAAACGGAGCTGGCAGGACCTATATCCTGAGACACCACCTCCTGCCCAATATAACCGCACCCTTAATCGTCCAGATCTCCTTGTCGCTCTCAACAGCTATTCTACTTGAATCGGCGTTGAGCTTCCTGGGACTTGGAGTACAGCCTCCAGACCCTTCCTGGGGAAATATGCTCAGCAGTGCCCGAAAGGTCATGATGTTTGCACCGTGGACAGCAATCTATCCTGGACTCGCCATTGTCCTGTTGGTTTTAGGATTCAACCTCTTGGGTGACGGCCTGAGAGATATCCTGGACCCCAGACTACGGAACGTCAGGTAG
- a CDS encoding ABC transporter permease encodes MGKYIVKRLLSLIPVLIGVSLIVFFLVRLIPGSALQMYMGTQVEATPEQMEQLKRLFGEDKPIPVLYIEWVGDIMRGDFGYSLRTGRPVLPDILSRLPISLELTLYSLVLALIIGIPLGILSSLKQDTFGDFLNRIIGLIGLSLPQFWLAALMVIAFSSSQGWIPMGNYVSLFENPLQNLKMFFLPSLAIGFGFAAVVMRYTRNSMLEVLQMDYVRTAKAKGLPKRKVIIIHALKNAILPVITVTGFNAGYLLGGSIVIEEVFALPGMGRLALYAINQRDYPVIQAIMLVIASLFVLVNLVTDLVYAMADPRIRLVDEEK; translated from the coding sequence GTGGGAAAATATATTGTCAAGCGACTGCTTTCGCTTATTCCAGTACTTATTGGGGTTTCCTTGATTGTGTTCTTCCTGGTTCGTCTGATCCCAGGTTCTGCTTTGCAGATGTACATGGGAACCCAGGTCGAGGCTACTCCTGAACAGATGGAACAACTCAAACGGTTGTTTGGGGAGGACAAGCCTATCCCTGTACTCTATATTGAGTGGGTAGGGGATATCATGCGGGGTGACTTCGGGTATTCACTGAGGACTGGAAGGCCAGTGCTTCCTGATATTCTCAGTAGGCTTCCGATCAGCTTGGAGCTGACCCTTTACTCATTGGTTCTCGCCCTGATCATTGGCATACCGCTTGGAATACTCTCCTCACTGAAGCAGGACACCTTTGGCGATTTTCTTAATAGGATTATTGGCCTGATAGGTCTCTCCTTACCCCAGTTTTGGCTGGCGGCCTTGATGGTTATTGCTTTTTCTTCCTCGCAGGGTTGGATACCCATGGGGAACTATGTAAGTCTGTTTGAAAACCCACTACAGAATCTGAAAATGTTCTTCCTTCCCTCCCTTGCCATCGGATTTGGGTTTGCAGCCGTGGTAATGCGCTACACACGAAACAGCATGCTGGAAGTCCTGCAGATGGATTATGTGAGAACTGCAAAGGCCAAGGGCCTTCCCAAGAGGAAGGTGATTATCATCCATGCACTGAAGAATGCCATCCTCCCTGTCATTACCGTGACAGGGTTCAATGCAGGATACCTGCTTGGTGGCTCGATTGTCATAGAGGAAGTATTTGCACTTCCCGGTATGGGCAGGCTTGCCCTCTATGCGATCAACCAGAGAGACTATCCAGTGATCCAGGCGATCATGTTGGTGATCGCATCCCTCTTTGTATTGGTCAATCTTGTAACGGATCTGGTCTATGCAATGGCAGATCCCCGAATTCGATTGGTTGATGAGGAGAAGTGA
- a CDS encoding ABC transporter substrate-binding protein, whose product MKKRNLFLVCAVALLVFAMSSAFAAGVKEEAPAAQKSSTLTIGVSQEAVGLDPHIVTAFSSMRRIDLLYNRLVRLNENMEVVPDLAESWEIPDNLTYIFHLKKGVKFHNGREMVADDVKYSLERVLDPTTAAPGRSYIATIDTIEVVDDYTVKITLSSPLASLLDALTSNNISIVPREVVEENGNLQRVVCGTGPYMLEEWVVDNSMTLVKNPEYFEPGLPKTEKVIYRVIPEEASLLAGIKSGNLDIATINDGATIRQASADKSVVVMSKPGMNVRVFSFNNQKAPFDDIRVRQAIALAIDRSEILTMAEYGMGAATGPIPISAKYWAIPPEQLPLGKTDYAKAKQLLADAGYPNGLSFDIVCSSTYEGGLAVAQVIQDQLKNIGVTANLDVVEWGNYIDRWVKRDFSTMVELRGGSSEPDRFLYRSLHSTGGVNNFMYADKETDRLLDLGREQTVVAERKATYDKVQEVLATNVPLVFLYSPNENQVTSPAVEGFKLVGNGSLFYVTHAEVTK is encoded by the coding sequence ATGAAAAAACGTAATCTGTTTTTGGTCTGTGCAGTAGCATTGCTGGTTTTTGCAATGTCTTCTGCTTTTGCCGCAGGTGTGAAGGAGGAGGCTCCAGCAGCACAAAAGTCATCTACCCTGACCATCGGGGTTAGCCAAGAAGCTGTGGGACTGGATCCCCATATCGTAACCGCATTCTCCTCCATGCGTAGAATCGATTTGCTGTACAACCGCTTGGTTCGTCTCAATGAAAACATGGAAGTGGTTCCTGATCTGGCAGAGTCCTGGGAAATCCCAGATAACCTGACCTATATCTTCCACCTGAAGAAGGGTGTCAAATTCCATAATGGAAGAGAGATGGTTGCCGACGATGTGAAGTATTCACTCGAGCGTGTGCTCGATCCTACAACCGCAGCACCCGGTCGTTCCTATATTGCTACGATCGACACCATCGAGGTTGTGGATGACTACACGGTGAAGATTACGCTTTCTTCTCCGTTGGCTTCATTGCTTGATGCCTTGACTTCAAACAACATCTCCATTGTCCCCCGCGAAGTGGTGGAAGAGAATGGAAACCTGCAGAGAGTTGTTTGTGGTACCGGTCCCTATATGCTCGAGGAGTGGGTCGTTGACAACTCCATGACACTGGTGAAGAATCCTGAATACTTTGAACCCGGGCTTCCAAAGACCGAGAAGGTCATCTACAGGGTCATCCCTGAGGAAGCCTCTCTCTTGGCTGGAATCAAGTCAGGTAACTTGGATATTGCAACCATCAATGATGGTGCTACCATTCGTCAGGCAAGCGCCGACAAGAGTGTCGTGGTTATGAGCAAGCCAGGAATGAATGTCAGGGTATTCAGCTTCAACAACCAGAAAGCTCCCTTCGATGACATCCGTGTCCGTCAGGCTATCGCCCTCGCCATTGACCGCAGCGAGATCCTGACCATGGCTGAGTATGGCATGGGTGCCGCAACCGGCCCGATTCCTATCTCCGCTAAATATTGGGCAATTCCCCCAGAGCAGCTTCCCCTTGGAAAGACTGACTATGCAAAGGCAAAGCAGTTGCTTGCTGATGCAGGATATCCCAATGGACTTAGTTTTGACATCGTCTGCTCATCTACCTATGAGGGTGGCTTGGCAGTTGCCCAGGTCATTCAAGACCAACTGAAGAACATCGGCGTAACAGCAAACCTTGATGTCGTTGAATGGGGTAATTACATCGACCGCTGGGTGAAACGTGACTTCAGTACCATGGTTGAGCTCCGCGGTGGAAGCAGTGAACCTGACCGCTTCCTCTATCGTTCCCTGCACAGCACCGGTGGAGTAAATAACTTCATGTATGCTGATAAGGAAACTGATAGACTGCTCGACCTTGGAAGAGAGCAGACGGTTGTAGCAGAGCGAAAAGCTACCTATGACAAGGTGCAGGAAGTACTAGCTACAAACGTTCCCTTGGTGTTCTTGTATTCTCCTAACGAGAACCAGGTAACCAGTCCCGCTGTAGAAGGATTCAAACTCGTAGGAAATGGTAGCCTGTTCTATGTGACACACGCTGAAGTAACAAAATAA
- a CDS encoding anhydro-N-acetylmuramic acid kinase: MNTNDLIHRYRKETTHRIIGLMSGTSLDGVDAVLVTITSEADGHVESVTLEDQVAIPYTNDVKAMVNCLCVKGAADIEDLCFAHFGLAHWNGEAVNRLIEHSGVERDSIAAIGMHGQTVWHAPVPRTFPGPEGSLAITGTLQIGNAQMVASLTGLPVISDFRSADMAEGGEGAPLAPYIDYLLFHQEGKGIAVQNIGGIGNVTVLPQGGDEEAIFAFDTGPGNMIIDQIVALGTSGEQQYDDGGAIAARGTVSEELLTQMMRDPYFAKKPPKSTGREVYGSDYSEQVLKQAEALGLSFEDLVATATAFTAKTIASSYKDFVLPVTALDTVVVSGGGARNKTLLSMIQGYLPEGISVHPSDEVGVPDQAREAMAFALMAHESLMGRPSNIPKVTGANRRVVLGTITMQQL, encoded by the coding sequence ATGAACACAAACGACTTGATTCATCGATACAGGAAAGAGACAACCCATCGAATCATCGGCCTCATGTCGGGGACAAGCTTGGATGGTGTTGATGCGGTTCTTGTGACCATTACCTCAGAGGCAGATGGTCATGTAGAAAGTGTGACCTTGGAAGACCAGGTCGCAATTCCCTATACCAATGACGTAAAAGCGATGGTGAATTGCCTTTGTGTAAAAGGGGCTGCAGACATTGAAGACCTCTGTTTTGCCCACTTCGGTCTTGCCCACTGGAACGGGGAAGCGGTCAACAGATTGATCGAGCATAGTGGAGTGGAACGAGACTCTATTGCTGCCATTGGTATGCATGGACAGACCGTGTGGCATGCTCCAGTTCCAAGAACTTTCCCAGGCCCCGAAGGATCATTAGCCATTACGGGAACCTTGCAGATAGGTAATGCCCAGATGGTCGCTTCTCTTACCGGTCTTCCTGTCATCTCCGACTTCCGCTCTGCCGATATGGCCGAAGGAGGCGAGGGTGCTCCCCTCGCTCCCTACATCGATTACCTGCTCTTCCACCAGGAAGGGAAGGGTATCGCTGTCCAGAACATCGGAGGTATCGGGAATGTGACTGTACTACCACAGGGAGGGGATGAGGAAGCAATCTTTGCTTTCGATACCGGGCCCGGCAACATGATCATCGACCAGATAGTTGCACTTGGTACAAGCGGGGAGCAGCAATATGACGATGGGGGTGCGATTGCAGCGCGTGGTACGGTATCTGAAGAATTGCTTACCCAGATGATGAGAGACCCCTATTTTGCAAAGAAACCCCCTAAAAGCACCGGTCGTGAAGTCTATGGATCAGATTATAGTGAACAGGTATTAAAACAAGCGGAAGCCTTGGGCCTCAGCTTTGAGGACCTGGTAGCTACCGCTACCGCTTTTACCGCAAAAACCATTGCCAGTTCATACAAGGATTTCGTGCTCCCTGTAACTGCACTGGATACCGTAGTGGTCAGTGGAGGAGGAGCGCGGAACAAGACCCTGCTCTCCATGATCCAGGGCTACCTGCCAGAGGGTATTAGCGTACACCCATCAGATGAGGTAGGAGTACCGGACCAAGCCAGAGAGGCAATGGCCTTCGCCTTAATGGCGCATGAGTCATTGATGGGAAGACCTTCCAATATTCCGAAGGTAACCGGAGCCAACAGAAGAGTGGTGCTCGGAACCATTACCATGCAACAACTCTGA